The genomic segment GCAATAAGGTATCTTTCGTTGCGAAGACGCGAAGGAACACATACTCCCCTTTGATCCCTTGGAACGGTTTCCAGAATTCGTCTTGTTCCGCTACTGTCAACACGAAAGAAATCTCTCCCGGCATCACTCGATCCGGATTGATTTGGGATTTGTGAATAATCGCTTCGCGAGCGCCATATCCGAGACCAGCGCGTGGCACCTGCCGCTCCCCATCTAACATCCGGATCACATACACGAGCGATCCATCCCCTAATGTTTTTCCGTTGGGACCTTTGATAATCTGGATTTTGTCGGGTTGCTTGAAGCTGAGAAATTCGACCGGCACCGGCTGCGCAATCGCCAATCCGACGAAAGCAAGCAGAAGAAAAATCGCAATGTTTCGAGTCATGTTTTACCGCACAAACAAAATGAAGTAGACGACATAAAACCACGTGAAAATCCCGTGGATGATTGCCCAGAGAATACTCTCATTCTGGGACCAAGAGATACAAATCGCCAGCGCAGTACCGAAGCCGACGCCCTTCTTGATGACTTCGGCGCGAAACCGCCCTTGCTCGCCGTTGTTATAGAAAACTTTATACATTTCCTTCTCGCCAACTGCTGCTTACAATACCGCTTAACTTAGCTCAACCGCACCGGCATCAGCAACATTAAAAGGTCTTCGCCATCGGCTTGTTCGGTCGGTTTGACTACACCGGCGCCACTGGAACCCGAGAGTTCAAATTTGACATGAGCACAATCGACTTGTGAGAGAACTTTCTCGAGGAATGAAGAATTATAACCGATGGTGAATGCTTCGCCGCTGTACTCGACTGTCAACGGTTCCATACCGCGTCCTACCCCTTCGGGGTCTTCGGCCTGCAGTACGATTTCGCTCTGTTTTAAATCGATCCGGATGTGCTTGGTGAGCGAACCAGAGAATACCGAAACACGCTTCACCGCACTCAAGAACGGTTTCACTTCGGCAGTCATAAAGTTGGGATTGTTCGTAGGAATCACCGAATCGAACATCGGGAATTTTCCATCGATCAACCGGGTCGAAAGTACGAACGCATCGACCTTAAAATGTAACTGATTCTGAGCAAGAAATACTTCGACTTCAATCATTTCCTTGCCGGAATCGACTAACTTGGAAAGCACTTCCAGCGCACGTTTTGGAACGATCCAATCGAAATCGGGCGCTTGGTAGGTCGTCGCGGTATCGACCCACTTTACAAGCCGATGACCGTCGGTGGAAACCACTCGCAACTTTCCACTTTTCAACTGGAAAAGTACACCGTTCAATACCGGCCGCAATTCATCGGTCGCTACTGCAAACAGCGTCTTGTCGATGATACGACGCAATTTCGATGAAGGAACTTTCAATACCGGATCGGGCGGCAGTACCGGAAGTTGGGGAAACAAAGCAGGCTCTTCGCCGGCAATTCGGAATTTACCTTGCCCGGCATGAATCACCATGTAGTGCCCGGATTCGTCTTCGATGCGCACTGGTTGATCAGATGGCAATACCCGCGCCAAATCCAGTAGACGACGAGCTGGAACAACCGCAGTTCCCTCTTCAGCGGCGTCGACGGGAACCCGCGCGGTGAGGATTAGCTCCAAGTCGGTTGCCGATACCGCCATCTCATTTTTTTGGACGGCAATGTGCACTGTACGCAGAATCGGCATCGTTGTTTTTGACGGAACAACCGACGCAGCCCGCTCTAAAGCGGTGAGATAACGATCCTGTGGAACGGAATAACGCATTCGAGACCTCCGAGATATATTTGCTCGTTACCGGAGAAAGTACATAAAAATAATACAAGGGTAAAGAATATAAAAAAGAAGAGGAGGAGTATTCCGGTGAATTGAGTGGATACTGTCGCTTCTTTTTGCAAAGACCCCATCAAACGTGACGCTCCGCGCCGTAAATAGTTATCCTCAGTGTGAATGAGAATGTGGATAACATAATTTAATCGATAAGGTTATCCCCATCTTCTCTCTGAGGGGTGTATAAATCGAGAGTAATCCACCGTCATTCACTCTTTTTTTGCGATTAAAGAAGAAGATTGGGATAACCACGGCAACGACCGAAGATAAAAGGCACTCATCCTCGTTTTCAATTTCTTTTTTAATCAAACTAAATTTCTTCTCGGAGGTGTTTGCCGAAGATACTCTCTTTCGTAAACTAAGGTATGAATCGAATCGGAAGAACCAAACGAACCCAACCAATTGAACGACTCTGGGAAGCGGTTTTTTGACGCTTTGGTTTGTTTGACGGGGTTTTTCTTGCTTCGCTGATCGATAGAAAAGAGGAAGTGTTTGGCGTTGCGCTGGCAAAACATGTCGAACCCATAGAGTTTACCCGGGGAAGGCTTACTGTTAAAGTCGATAGCGATGCCCGCCGCCAAGTCGTTTTCGATATGCGTAACGTTGTTTTAGAACGGTTGGATGAATTTTCACCCGGGGCAGTTAAGAGAATTTTCTTTGTTTGACCCTCTGGGAATGCCGCGAGTTGAAGTTTCGTCTGGAAACCCTTATACTATGCACGCAAGTTTCCAGTAGAGAACAAGATCTGTTACTTGAGATTTCCTTTCTATTTTTTCGGGGAGTAGCGTAACCCGGTAGCACAATTGCTTTCGGGAGTTCCTGTGAGGACGCTGGTTCCTATTACTTGACATTATCTTTTTCGGGGAGTAGCGCAGCCCGGTAGCGCAATTGCTTTGGGAGCAATGGGTCGCTGGTTCAAATCCAGTCTCCCTGACCATTTTTACCGGTTAGCATCTGGGAGAAACGCTGGGTTTAAATCCAGTCTCCCTGACCATTTTTACCGGTTAGCATCTGGGAGAAACGCTGGGTTTAAATCCGGTCTCTCCGGCCATTTTTTGAAGGGGCGTATATTTTGCTACGCCCCTCTTTTCTTAACAGAACTTCTGCCGACGTAAAGCGAGGATTGTATGAACGGTCCCGACCCAACCAGTAAACACCCGGTTCCGGCATTTCCCCAAATCTGTTTTCTGAAAAACATCGTAACCAACCCCAATATCATCGTGGGCGATTACACCTACTATGACGATCCCGTCGATCCGGATGGGTTCGAGCGGAACGTGCTCTATCACTATCCGTTCATGAACGATAAACTGATCATTGGCAAGTTTTGTGCGATTGCCCGCGACGCCAAGTTTATGATGAATGGCGCTAACCACAAGCTGAC from the bacterium genome contains:
- a CDS encoding DUF721 domain-containing protein, with the protein product MFDGVFLASLIDRKEEVFGVALAKHVEPIEFTRGRLTVKVDSDARRQVVFDMRNVVLERLDEFSPGAVKRIFFV
- the dnaN gene encoding DNA polymerase III subunit beta; amino-acid sequence: MRYSVPQDRYLTALERAASVVPSKTTMPILRTVHIAVQKNEMAVSATDLELILTARVPVDAAEEGTAVVPARRLLDLARVLPSDQPVRIEDESGHYMVIHAGQGKFRIAGEEPALFPQLPVLPPDPVLKVPSSKLRRIIDKTLFAVATDELRPVLNGVLFQLKSGKLRVVSTDGHRLVKWVDTATTYQAPDFDWIVPKRALEVLSKLVDSGKEMIEVEVFLAQNQLHFKVDAFVLSTRLIDGKFPMFDSVIPTNNPNFMTAEVKPFLSAVKRVSVFSGSLTKHIRIDLKQSEIVLQAEDPEGVGRGMEPLTVEYSGEAFTIGYNSSFLEKVLSQVDCAHVKFELSGSSGAGVVKPTEQADGEDLLMLLMPVRLS